In one Terriglobia bacterium genomic region, the following are encoded:
- a CDS encoding cation diffusion facilitator family transporter, protein MPLMRALAVTVVVAVAEVIGGVLTNSLALIADAGHMVTDVAALSLALFAAWLGSRPPLPGQTFGARRWEVLAAWFNGAALLVISGAILWEAVGRLSSPPQVKGGLMLVVATIGLATNALSAWWLHGVRGTTLNARGAYLHVMGDLLGSLATIVAGVLLVTVGWPLADPIASMAVSLLILVSATRLVREATSVLLEATPPHIDLAGVRSTLERVDSVQSVHDLHVWTVGGGLVAMSAHAVLSDYARSQTVLEESRKEMERLGIVHVTIQIETPALDDCGDCE, encoded by the coding sequence GTGCCACTGATGCGCGCACTGGCCGTGACCGTCGTCGTGGCGGTAGCAGAGGTGATCGGGGGCGTCTTGACCAATTCCCTGGCACTGATCGCGGATGCCGGTCACATGGTGACCGATGTGGCCGCGCTGTCGCTCGCGTTGTTTGCCGCGTGGCTTGGCAGCCGTCCTCCGCTGCCGGGACAGACGTTCGGGGCGCGCCGCTGGGAGGTTCTTGCCGCGTGGTTCAATGGGGCCGCGTTGCTGGTGATCAGTGGCGCCATCCTCTGGGAGGCGGTCGGGCGATTGAGTTCGCCGCCCCAGGTCAAGGGCGGCCTGATGCTCGTGGTCGCGACGATTGGGCTGGCAACGAACGCGCTGTCGGCGTGGTGGCTCCACGGGGTGCGAGGCACGACGTTGAACGCGCGGGGAGCGTACCTGCACGTGATGGGGGACCTGCTGGGGTCGCTGGCGACGATCGTGGCAGGCGTGCTGCTGGTGACCGTTGGCTGGCCCCTCGCCGACCCGATTGCGTCGATGGCGGTCTCGCTCCTGATCCTCGTCAGCGCGACGCGGCTCGTGCGCGAGGCAACCTCCGTCCTGCTCGAAGCGACACCCCCGCACATCGACCTCGCCGGCGTCCGGTCGACGCTCGAACGCGTAGATTCGGTACAAAGCGTGCACGACCTGCACGTCTGGACGGTGGGAGGCGGACTCGTGGCCATGAGCGCGCATGCCGTGCTGTCGGATTATGCGCGCAGCCAGACCGTGCTCGAGGAATCCCGGAAGGAGATGGAGCGGCTCGGCATCGTGCACGTCACGATCCAGATCGAGACACCAGCACTCGATGATTGCGGGGATTGCGAGTGA